Proteins encoded in a region of the Blastococcus sp. Marseille-P5729 genome:
- a CDS encoding low molecular weight phosphatase family protein: MRQDSDVFDVLMVCTANICRSPGAERLLALELSQRDLSDALRIRIRSAGVRGWDASPMDPDAAAALEGLGGLSEDFSSRPLNDRIVSDGSLILTATKEHRSELVERFPRGLRRTFTMKEFAHLVSLDSKEYESARELVAAAYRHRGGAEITDFDVVDPYGGTTEQHQVAMAEIHECMKVLADALSRCTYP, translated from the coding sequence GTGCGTCAGGACAGCGACGTGTTCGACGTGCTGATGGTCTGCACCGCGAACATCTGCCGGTCACCCGGCGCGGAGCGTCTGCTGGCGCTTGAGCTCTCCCAGCGCGACCTGTCCGACGCGCTGCGCATCAGGATCCGGTCTGCCGGTGTCCGCGGCTGGGATGCCTCCCCGATGGACCCCGACGCGGCCGCAGCCCTAGAGGGTCTCGGTGGGCTGTCCGAGGATTTCTCGTCGCGGCCATTGAACGACCGCATCGTCAGTGACGGGAGCCTGATCCTGACGGCGACCAAGGAGCACCGCAGCGAGCTGGTGGAGCGGTTCCCGCGCGGGCTGCGGCGCACGTTCACGATGAAGGAGTTCGCGCACCTGGTCTCGCTCGACTCGAAGGAGTACGAGTCGGCCAGGGAACTGGTGGCTGCAGCCTACAGGCACCGCGGCGGCGCCGAGATTACCGACTTCGACGTGGTCGACCCCTACGGCGGCACCACCGAGCAGCACCAGGTCGCGATGGCCGAGATCCACGAATGCATGAAGGTCCTTGCCGACGCCCTCTCCCGCTGCACCTACCCCTAA
- a CDS encoding LCP family protein, with amino-acid sequence MARGQYDDEADNLRLDEIGGTDESADDRASDGKRKGFFARHKVLTTFLVLIGLLVGSVVGFAFYLNSKLSDVDTYVSKLDDKDRVPKASAPPGQSGPPPVNILLLGADATSGKSIAELVAADTWDAGSMRSDTIMMVHIPSDRSRVYLMSFPRDSWVNIPGRSGNDKINAAFSYGGPDLALQTVEQYSQVHIDHVMMIDWEGFKDLTDALGGVSLHEPGQGQVKMNGEQALEYVRTRKSLPNGDFDRIKRQQNFLRQLMAQTVDSLSITDPLMLADVLNAITSNTTVDASFTPSVMRDLAWELRGIKTGNVTFFTVPTNGTGMEGDQSVVYLDDAANKELFKAVNEGLLPQYLNSNPPDSLPDPTNVN; translated from the coding sequence ATGGCACGAGGCCAGTACGACGACGAAGCCGACAACCTGCGGCTCGACGAGATCGGCGGCACCGACGAATCGGCGGACGATCGCGCGTCGGACGGCAAGCGCAAGGGCTTCTTCGCTCGGCACAAGGTGCTGACCACGTTCCTGGTGCTGATCGGACTGCTTGTCGGCTCGGTGGTCGGATTCGCCTTCTACCTGAACTCCAAGCTCTCGGACGTCGACACCTACGTCAGCAAGCTTGACGACAAGGACCGGGTGCCCAAGGCGTCGGCTCCCCCGGGCCAGAGCGGCCCGCCGCCGGTGAACATCCTGCTGCTCGGCGCCGACGCCACCAGCGGGAAGTCCATCGCGGAGCTGGTCGCCGCCGACACCTGGGACGCAGGCTCGATGCGCTCCGACACGATCATGATGGTGCACATCCCCTCGGATCGATCACGGGTCTACCTGATGTCCTTTCCCCGCGACTCCTGGGTGAACATCCCCGGCCGCAGCGGCAACGACAAGATCAACGCGGCCTTCTCATATGGCGGCCCCGACCTCGCCCTGCAGACCGTCGAGCAGTACTCGCAGGTGCACATCGACCACGTGATGATGATCGACTGGGAGGGCTTCAAGGATCTCACCGACGCCCTCGGTGGGGTCTCGCTGCACGAGCCCGGCCAGGGCCAGGTGAAAATGAACGGCGAGCAGGCCCTGGAGTACGTACGAACCCGAAAGTCCTTGCCCAACGGCGACTTTGACCGGATCAAGCGGCAGCAGAACTTCCTGCGCCAGCTCATGGCGCAGACCGTCGACAGCCTCTCGATCACCGACCCGCTGATGCTCGCCGACGTCCTGAACGCCATCACCAGCAACACCACCGTGGACGCCAGCTTCACCCCCTCGGTGATGCGCGACCTCGCGTGGGAGCTGCGCGGCATCAAGACCGGCAACGTCACCTTCTTCACCGTGCCCACCAACGGCACCGGCATGGAGGGTGACCAGTCCGTCGTCTACCTCGACGACGCCGCGAACAAGGAGCTGTTCAAGGCCGTCAACGAAGGCCTGCTCCCCCAGTACCTGAACAGCAACCCGCCGGACTCACTACCGGACCCCACCAACGTGAACTAG
- a CDS encoding alpha/beta hydrolase fold domain-containing protein — translation MPENRSPHVVIVGGGIGGLTAAASLLKKGAQVTLLERTDDVTETGAGIQIAANGVHVLRQLNLEESLAAQAVKPESFDARDLRTGQQLIEFPFGAAADELYGAPLYNIHRADLIKLLAGAVPAEVIRTGAKVVSVGQDDDGAWAELDSGERVRGDAVIGADGIHSVVRTNLRGEEPRHFADILMWRGLIPADRIADLDLPEKGNYWFGPGRTLITYWVRPGVLYSVLASVPATEISRENWTETGNLDEMMASFQDAEPRARAMLEAIDTGFITGMYYRDPLDWWTQGRISLMGDAAHAMVPFLAQGACQAMEDAWALAHCLTDPQHATIEAALMDYEARRRPRTARVQAGSRAMVKMVHEADPDRVRVRNGRFQGMIRIDPMAKTTWAFAMNYDITKTVLEPADHVVGLSGAREGTKKKRPESQRAHDMWRSALTQEDLARGHDGMREGYDRFLQTSFPVPDDVQVERVDLGRVRGLKVTPPDGDANGPVILHLHGGGYVIGSATSSVEYAARLAAAVRGTCMVIDYRRAPEDAYPAALDDAVSAYRALVADGVAASRVLLSGESSGGGLAVATALALRGAGDELPAGIISICPFADLTLSSPSVTTYDGQDPASNRDSLTAMAAMYIQTHEPTDPLVSPVYGDLTGLPPLFIAATDGEVLYDDATRLAERAEQAGVEVTRYFIDDSVHVFPLFEFLPEADEALSRISDWAADL, via the coding sequence GTGCCCGAAAACCGCTCACCGCATGTCGTCATCGTCGGCGGCGGCATTGGCGGGTTGACCGCCGCCGCATCGCTGTTGAAGAAGGGCGCGCAGGTCACCCTCCTCGAGCGCACCGACGACGTGACCGAGACCGGCGCGGGCATCCAGATCGCGGCGAACGGCGTCCATGTGCTGCGCCAGCTCAATCTGGAGGAGTCGCTCGCTGCTCAAGCGGTCAAGCCCGAGTCCTTTGACGCACGCGATCTGCGCACAGGCCAGCAGCTGATCGAGTTCCCCTTCGGCGCTGCTGCCGACGAGCTGTACGGCGCCCCGTTGTACAACATCCACCGAGCCGACCTCATCAAGCTGCTCGCCGGCGCCGTCCCAGCCGAGGTCATTCGAACCGGTGCGAAGGTGGTCTCGGTGGGCCAGGATGACGACGGCGCGTGGGCGGAGCTCGACAGCGGCGAGCGGGTCCGTGGCGATGCGGTCATCGGTGCCGACGGCATCCACTCCGTCGTCCGCACAAATCTGCGTGGGGAGGAACCGAGGCACTTTGCCGACATCCTGATGTGGCGTGGGCTCATTCCCGCTGACCGCATCGCCGACCTGGACCTGCCGGAGAAGGGCAACTACTGGTTCGGCCCTGGGCGCACGCTGATCACCTACTGGGTGCGCCCCGGGGTTCTGTACAGCGTGCTGGCCTCGGTGCCCGCCACTGAGATCAGCCGCGAGAACTGGACCGAGACCGGCAATCTCGACGAGATGATGGCCTCCTTCCAGGACGCGGAGCCCCGCGCCCGGGCAATGCTCGAAGCCATCGACACCGGCTTCATCACCGGCATGTACTACCGCGACCCGCTGGACTGGTGGACGCAGGGCCGGATCAGTCTGATGGGCGACGCGGCGCACGCGATGGTGCCCTTCCTGGCCCAGGGCGCGTGCCAGGCGATGGAGGACGCATGGGCTCTCGCTCACTGCCTCACTGACCCGCAGCACGCGACCATCGAAGCGGCGCTTATGGACTACGAGGCGCGTCGTCGCCCGCGCACGGCTCGCGTGCAGGCTGGTTCGCGAGCGATGGTGAAGATGGTGCACGAGGCGGACCCAGACCGGGTGCGGGTCCGCAACGGCCGGTTCCAAGGCATGATCCGAATCGATCCGATGGCCAAGACGACCTGGGCCTTCGCCATGAACTACGACATCACCAAGACAGTGCTCGAGCCTGCCGATCACGTCGTGGGGCTGTCCGGTGCGCGGGAGGGTACGAAGAAGAAGCGTCCCGAGAGCCAACGCGCGCACGACATGTGGCGGTCGGCGCTCACGCAGGAGGACCTGGCACGCGGTCACGACGGCATGCGCGAAGGCTACGACCGGTTCCTGCAGACAAGCTTCCCGGTGCCGGACGACGTGCAGGTCGAGCGAGTCGATCTTGGCCGCGTGCGTGGACTTAAGGTGACCCCTCCGGACGGTGATGCTAACGGCCCGGTCATCCTTCATCTGCACGGCGGCGGTTACGTCATCGGATCCGCGACTTCGTCCGTGGAGTACGCCGCACGGCTGGCCGCCGCGGTGCGCGGCACGTGCATGGTGATCGACTACCGGCGGGCTCCGGAGGACGCCTACCCCGCGGCATTGGATGACGCGGTGAGCGCCTATCGGGCCTTGGTCGCCGACGGGGTCGCGGCCTCGCGCGTCTTGTTGTCCGGCGAGTCTTCTGGCGGCGGTTTGGCGGTGGCGACCGCGCTGGCATTGCGGGGCGCTGGGGATGAGCTGCCCGCTGGCATTATCTCGATTTGCCCGTTCGCAGACCTCACGTTGTCCTCACCCAGCGTCACGACATACGACGGCCAGGATCCGGCGTCCAACCGCGACAGCCTGACCGCGATGGCCGCCATGTACATCCAGACCCACGAGCCCACCGACCCGCTCGTCTCGCCGGTTTACGGCGACCTGACCGGCCTACCGCCGCTGTTCATTGCCGCGACCGACGGCGAGGTGCTTTACGACGACGCGACCCGGCTGGCCGAACGCGCCGAGCAGGCCGGCGTCGAGGTCACCCGCTACTTCATCGACGATTCGGTGCACGTGTTCCCGTTGTTCGAGTTCCTGCCGGAGGCCGACGAGGCGCTGAGTCGGATCAGCGATTGGGCCGCCGACCTCTGA
- a CDS encoding TetR/AcrR family transcriptional regulator, with the protein MAAQRLFAVRGVDGVSVQEIVTAAGQRNNGSVHYHFGGKDALVRELVADGARTINQTRLRMLADLETGTEPFGLRDVVEALVKPVLEIRRPDGTLDLTYLRFVTNVQLNHRPLLREALDSKLNTGYRRCLDLIRSRADDWLPQVPAPLLDQRISFTGIYANAILSAREAHLAGDDSGRLWTPANSVVNVIDSLVAVLESEPSSGAIQLLSD; encoded by the coding sequence GTGGCCGCACAAAGACTATTTGCGGTGCGCGGAGTGGATGGCGTCTCCGTGCAGGAGATCGTCACGGCCGCCGGTCAGCGGAACAACGGTTCGGTGCACTACCACTTCGGCGGCAAGGACGCGCTGGTGCGAGAGCTCGTGGCGGACGGCGCCCGAACGATCAACCAAACCCGCCTTCGGATGCTCGCCGATCTCGAGACCGGCACGGAGCCTTTCGGTCTGCGCGACGTGGTCGAAGCCCTGGTCAAGCCGGTGCTGGAGATTCGGCGCCCGGATGGCACACTCGATCTGACCTACCTGCGGTTCGTCACTAACGTTCAACTCAACCATCGTCCACTGCTCCGGGAAGCGCTCGACAGCAAGCTGAACACTGGCTACCGGCGGTGCCTCGATCTCATCCGCTCGCGAGCCGACGACTGGCTACCCCAGGTGCCGGCGCCGCTGCTCGACCAGCGGATCTCCTTTACCGGGATCTACGCGAATGCAATCCTCTCCGCGCGGGAGGCGCATCTCGCGGGTGACGATTCCGGGCGGCTGTGGACGCCGGCAAACTCCGTCGTCAACGTCATCGATTCGTTGGTCGCGGTCCTGGAGTCCGAGCCGTCGAGCGGCGCTATCCAACTGCTGTCCGACTAA
- a CDS encoding NAD-dependent epimerase/dehydratase family protein, with translation MRLTITGGAGFIGSNLATLAVARGHEITIIDDLSTGDRENLQVEHRFLHASILDRPALDEALADADAVVHLAAIASVPLSIEDPLATNEVNVRGTLEVLDAARHLGVSQVTVASSSAVYGSNSSLPLNESSWLAPLSPYAVSKVATEQYARAYSESYGLPTAAFRFFNVYGPGQPADHVYAAVIPAFLDALVHGRPLTIYGDGLQTRDFVHVRAVCRILLDAVERRADIDRPVNLALGTQTSLLELVGLLEEIAGQSIQVTHQEPREGEIRHSLAGDALLRRLFPALPEIPLRDGLKETLAWHQARMSR, from the coding sequence ATGCGATTGACTATCACTGGCGGCGCGGGCTTCATCGGCTCCAACCTCGCGACGCTCGCGGTCGCCCGAGGTCACGAGATCACGATCATTGACGATTTGTCGACCGGTGATCGGGAGAATCTACAGGTGGAGCATCGCTTCCTGCACGCGTCGATCCTCGATCGCCCGGCGCTCGACGAAGCACTGGCGGACGCGGACGCGGTCGTGCACCTTGCGGCGATCGCGAGCGTGCCGCTGAGTATCGAAGACCCGCTCGCGACGAACGAGGTCAATGTGCGCGGCACCCTGGAGGTGTTGGACGCGGCTCGGCATCTCGGAGTGTCACAGGTGACCGTCGCGTCGTCGAGCGCGGTGTACGGGTCGAATTCCTCGCTGCCACTCAACGAGTCGTCCTGGCTGGCGCCCCTGAGTCCATACGCTGTGTCGAAAGTGGCGACCGAACAGTATGCGAGGGCCTATTCGGAGAGCTACGGATTGCCCACCGCGGCGTTCCGGTTCTTCAACGTCTATGGCCCCGGGCAACCAGCGGATCACGTGTACGCCGCCGTGATCCCGGCCTTTCTGGATGCGCTGGTGCATGGTCGACCCCTGACGATTTATGGCGACGGGCTTCAGACACGAGACTTTGTGCACGTGCGCGCAGTCTGCCGCATCCTCCTCGACGCAGTAGAGCGTCGGGCCGACATCGATCGGCCGGTGAACTTGGCACTCGGAACGCAGACGTCACTTCTAGAACTAGTGGGTCTACTAGAAGAAATAGCTGGGCAATCGATTCAAGTGACCCATCAGGAGCCCCGTGAGGGCGAGATTCGGCACTCGCTCGCGGGCGACGCATTGCTCCGCCGACTGTTCCCGGCCCTGCCCGAGATCCCGCTGAGAGACGGACTGAAGGAGACCCTCGCCTGGCACCAAGCGCGGATGTCGCGCTAG
- a CDS encoding D-alanyl-D-alanine carboxypeptidase family protein yields the protein MTTYSCRSSYPRAHALTSEHCARTRQRLPIGEHADGARGTGSRRAGPGGGARASGVRRPVELLGIVRLVQFAHDRLGRAHPTSPPATLPPQGHGPGGVTIGGPELDTRGQVLYEGAAPLPADLNTRALVVADLTTGQILAAQDPHGRYYPASTLKMLTFLALYPHLDPNQVLTATFEDASVEGSRVGIVENGQYTVAQLWTALMLQSGNDAAKMLTDAAGGQDVVLDLMNAKAEQLQAYDTLAGTTSGLDVAGQSSSAYDLALFIREIVRDPTLRSIAGQLLGELPAQPPKYPAPMSYGNQNQLMLAYPGAIAGKTGFTDAARHTFAAAAERNGRTIAVTLMQAEHQPKPTWQQAAALLDWAFAAPVDASGAGRLVEPGEASPEPPSSASSSPVAPQAAADRGASGRPAVVGLSDSGDREMTTWPLLPILGVLLLVAVWIAAPSRRAAKAQAGAHEQR from the coding sequence TTGACCACTTACTCATGCAGAAGTTCGTATCCTCGTGCGCATGCCCTCACCTCGGAGCACTGTGCGCGAACGCGGCAGCGGCTCCCGATTGGCGAGCACGCGGACGGCGCCCGCGGTACAGGTTCTCGTCGTGCTGGTCCTGGTGGCGGTGCTCGCGCCAGCGGCGTACGCCGCCCCGTCGAGCTCCTCGGAATCGTCAGGCTCGTCCAGTTCGCCCACGATCGACTCGGCCGCGCCCACCCGACGTCCCCTCCCGCCACCCTTCCACCGCAGGGCCACGGCCCCGGCGGCGTCACCATCGGCGGACCGGAGCTCGACACGCGCGGCCAGGTTCTCTACGAGGGCGCCGCCCCGCTGCCGGCTGACCTCAACACCCGAGCGCTCGTCGTCGCCGACCTGACCACCGGCCAGATCCTCGCCGCGCAGGACCCGCACGGTCGCTACTACCCCGCCAGCACCCTGAAGATGCTGACCTTCCTCGCGCTCTACCCGCACCTCGACCCCAACCAGGTGCTCACCGCCACCTTCGAGGACGCCTCCGTCGAGGGCAGCCGCGTCGGCATCGTGGAGAACGGCCAGTACACCGTCGCCCAGCTGTGGACGGCGCTCATGCTGCAGTCCGGAAACGACGCCGCCAAGATGCTCACCGACGCGGCCGGGGGCCAGGACGTCGTCCTGGACCTGATGAACGCCAAGGCCGAGCAGCTGCAGGCCTACGACACCCTCGCTGGGACGACGTCCGGGCTGGACGTCGCCGGGCAAAGCTCCTCGGCGTACGACCTGGCGCTGTTCATCCGCGAGATCGTCCGCGACCCGACGCTGCGCTCGATCGCCGGCCAGCTGCTCGGCGAGCTCCCGGCGCAGCCGCCGAAATACCCGGCCCCCATGAGCTACGGCAACCAGAACCAGCTGATGCTGGCCTACCCCGGGGCCATCGCCGGCAAGACCGGCTTCACCGACGCGGCCCGGCACACCTTCGCCGCGGCCGCCGAGCGCAACGGCCGGACCATCGCCGTCACCCTCATGCAGGCCGAGCACCAGCCCAAGCCCACCTGGCAGCAGGCAGCGGCGCTGCTCGACTGGGCCTTCGCCGCCCCGGTGGACGCCTCCGGCGCCGGCCGGCTGGTCGAGCCCGGCGAGGCCTCGCCCGAGCCGCCGTCGTCCGCCTCGAGCTCTCCCGTCGCGCCACAGGCGGCCGCCGACCGCGGCGCGAGCGGGCGCCCGGCCGTCGTAGGCCTGTCGGACTCCGGCGACCGCGAGATGACCACCTGGCCACTGCTGCCGATCCTCGGCGTCCTGCTGCTGGTCGCCGTCTGGATCGCTGCCCCGTCACGCCGTGCGGCGAAGGCCCAGGCCGGTGCCCACGAGCAGCGCTGA
- a CDS encoding DEAD/DEAH box helicase, whose product MARRTSARQPGARGVLPHWIIDITDMDLVTVFGPAAVQRGAAYQRSGAVSGLRSVEHELQATVTGTKRYQSWAWLEDDNDPSSVCGTCSCPVGVDCKHVVAALLEARHRLTSGTPRPVGQERAPRPSWRALLDPVVAASSDPTTAVPLGLLIEEAPDRSRPGSDATRLRIRPVQPGTTRPWVKGPISWSALRYLTSARDHEPRQIEALHGIWNARNAPSWYEPTDWLWLNDFGPAIWRALRYAQDAGLSFVTHAAKPHPVRLLPDSVSVHMDARRDADGALLLRTSVPLPDPAGRVHPLGNPPHGVFASSGDGLLLAELRDPLSGPVGALLEQADEIRVPAADAGAFLAHYYPALLRQATVESTDGSVHFPSYGPARLGLQVHSSGAHRLQLRWCFRYAVDDQVHEVPLIAAAGQPAAVSVVPRDRDAEERLLASLDVLGQVPGLLTPLPGKTRLGVVVEPQLQGWATAVFVRDVLPGLQARDDIDVTVIGELLDYAESVEPPRIEVATRDPAPGASPDWFGLAISVSVDGREVPLTQLLSALAQGDDRLLMDDGTWFSLQRQELQALRELVEEARAIQDRPSESLRVNRYQAGFWEDLAAIATVTDQSERWSRSVGALLAIDELPRPDQPAGITATLRDYQLAGYQWLSFLWDHELGGILADDMGLGKTLQALAALERARADGRLTPDRPALVVAPTSVVATWQREAARFAPDLQVAPITSTSKRSGRTLAEATDGAHLVVTSYALLRIEADQFTARAWHALILDEAQAVKNHQSRGHQVARLVAAPIKLAITGTPLENSLMDLWALLSITAPGLLPCPKRFGELFRKPIEAGQSPDQLDRLRRRIRPLMLRRTKDAVAADLPPKIEQILTVPLNPAHRRVYDTHLQRERQRILGLLADVNRNRVAILTGLTRLRQLALDVHLVDPDLPASIAPSKVDTLIEHIAELAAEGHRCLVFSQFTRFLAVVRDQLALDYVYLDGRTRDRPRRIAQFTEGDAPVFLISLKAGGAGLTLTEADYVFVLDPWWNPAVEAQAVDRTHRIGQDKTVMVYRLVAEDTIEEKVVALQAHKRELFEKVIEDGGLMAAPLTADDIRGLLDA is encoded by the coding sequence ATGGCTCGTCGTACCAGCGCCCGACAGCCCGGCGCCCGCGGGGTGCTACCCCACTGGATCATCGACATCACCGATATGGATCTGGTCACCGTCTTCGGCCCCGCGGCGGTCCAGCGCGGCGCTGCGTACCAGCGCAGCGGCGCCGTGTCCGGACTTCGCTCGGTCGAGCACGAGCTACAGGCAACGGTGACCGGGACCAAGCGCTATCAGAGCTGGGCGTGGCTCGAGGACGACAACGACCCGAGCTCGGTCTGCGGCACGTGCTCCTGCCCCGTCGGCGTGGACTGCAAGCACGTGGTCGCAGCCTTGCTCGAGGCCCGACACCGGCTCACCTCGGGCACGCCCCGGCCGGTTGGCCAAGAACGCGCACCGCGCCCGTCGTGGCGCGCCCTGCTCGACCCGGTCGTCGCCGCCTCCAGCGACCCGACGACCGCCGTCCCGCTCGGGCTGCTCATCGAGGAAGCCCCCGACCGCAGCCGCCCCGGCTCCGACGCGACCCGCCTGCGGATCCGCCCGGTGCAACCCGGCACGACGCGTCCCTGGGTCAAGGGGCCGATCAGCTGGTCAGCGCTGCGCTACCTGACGTCCGCGCGCGACCACGAGCCCCGACAGATCGAGGCTCTGCACGGGATCTGGAACGCACGCAACGCGCCGTCGTGGTACGAGCCCACCGACTGGCTCTGGCTGAACGATTTCGGCCCCGCGATCTGGCGGGCCCTCCGGTACGCGCAGGACGCGGGCCTGTCGTTCGTCACGCATGCCGCGAAGCCGCACCCGGTCCGGCTGCTGCCCGACTCGGTCAGCGTGCACATGGATGCCCGTCGGGACGCCGACGGTGCGCTGCTGCTGCGCACGTCCGTCCCCCTGCCAGACCCGGCCGGCCGGGTCCACCCGCTCGGCAACCCGCCGCATGGCGTGTTCGCGTCGTCCGGGGACGGGCTGCTGCTGGCCGAGCTCAGGGACCCGCTCTCCGGGCCGGTCGGGGCGCTGCTCGAGCAGGCCGACGAGATCCGGGTGCCCGCCGCGGACGCCGGAGCCTTCCTCGCGCACTACTACCCCGCACTGCTCCGGCAGGCAACGGTCGAGTCCACGGACGGCAGCGTGCACTTCCCGTCGTACGGCCCCGCCCGCCTGGGACTGCAGGTGCATAGCAGCGGGGCTCACCGGCTGCAGCTGCGTTGGTGCTTCCGGTACGCCGTCGACGACCAGGTCCACGAGGTGCCGCTCATCGCCGCGGCCGGGCAGCCCGCGGCGGTGAGCGTCGTACCGCGCGACCGGGACGCCGAAGAACGTCTGCTCGCCAGCCTCGACGTCCTCGGCCAGGTCCCCGGGCTGCTCACCCCGCTGCCGGGAAAGACGCGGCTGGGAGTAGTGGTGGAGCCGCAGCTGCAGGGGTGGGCCACGGCGGTCTTCGTCCGCGACGTGCTGCCCGGCCTCCAGGCCCGCGACGACATCGACGTGACCGTCATCGGCGAGCTGCTCGACTACGCCGAGAGCGTCGAGCCGCCCCGGATCGAGGTCGCGACCCGCGACCCAGCACCAGGCGCATCCCCCGACTGGTTCGGCCTCGCGATCTCCGTCAGCGTCGACGGTCGAGAAGTCCCCCTGACGCAGCTGCTGAGCGCCCTCGCCCAGGGTGACGACCGGCTGCTCATGGACGACGGCACGTGGTTCAGCCTGCAGCGGCAGGAGCTACAGGCACTGCGGGAACTCGTCGAGGAGGCGCGGGCCATTCAGGATCGGCCGAGCGAAAGCCTGCGGGTGAACCGGTATCAGGCCGGCTTCTGGGAGGACCTCGCCGCCATCGCCACCGTCACCGACCAGAGCGAGCGCTGGTCGCGCAGCGTCGGCGCGCTGCTGGCCATCGACGAGCTGCCCAGGCCCGACCAACCGGCCGGGATCACGGCAACCCTGCGCGACTACCAGCTGGCCGGTTACCAATGGCTGTCGTTCCTGTGGGACCACGAGCTCGGCGGGATCCTGGCCGACGACATGGGTCTGGGCAAGACGCTGCAGGCCCTCGCCGCGCTCGAACGCGCCCGGGCCGACGGCCGGCTCACCCCCGACCGGCCGGCTCTCGTCGTGGCGCCGACCAGCGTCGTGGCGACCTGGCAACGGGAGGCGGCGCGCTTCGCCCCCGACCTGCAGGTAGCCCCGATCACCTCGACCAGCAAGCGGTCCGGGCGCACGCTCGCCGAGGCCACCGACGGCGCTCACCTCGTGGTCACGTCGTACGCCCTGCTGCGCATCGAGGCCGATCAGTTCACCGCGCGGGCGTGGCACGCGTTGATCCTCGACGAGGCGCAGGCGGTCAAGAATCACCAGTCCCGTGGCCATCAGGTCGCCCGGCTCGTCGCGGCGCCGATCAAGCTGGCGATCACCGGCACGCCGCTGGAGAACTCGCTCATGGACCTGTGGGCGCTGCTGTCGATCACCGCTCCTGGGCTGCTGCCCTGCCCGAAGCGCTTCGGCGAGTTGTTCCGCAAGCCGATCGAGGCCGGCCAGTCCCCCGACCAGCTCGATCGGCTCCGCCGGCGGATCCGGCCGCTGATGCTGCGGCGCACCAAGGACGCGGTCGCCGCCGACCTACCGCCGAAGATCGAGCAGATCCTCACCGTGCCGCTCAACCCCGCCCACCGCCGCGTCTACGACACCCATCTGCAGCGCGAGCGGCAACGCATCCTCGGGCTGCTCGCGGACGTCAACCGCAACCGGGTCGCGATCCTGACCGGGCTCACCCGGCTGCGCCAGCTCGCCCTCGACGTCCACCTGGTCGATCCCGACCTGCCGGCGAGCATCGCGCCGTCCAAGGTCGACACCCTCATCGAGCACATCGCCGAGCTCGCGGCCGAGGGGCATCGGTGCCTGGTGTTCAGCCAGTTCACCCGGTTCCTCGCCGTGGTCCGCGACCAGCTCGCCCTCGACTACGTCTACCTCGACGGGCGCACCCGTGACCGGCCGCGGCGGATCGCGCAGTTCACCGAGGGTGATGCGCCGGTGTTCCTGATCAGCCTCAAGGCCGGCGGCGCCGGACTCACCCTCACCGAGGCCGACTACGTCTTCGTGCTCGACCCGTGGTGGAACCCCGCAGTCGAGGCGCAGGCGGTGGACCGCACCCACCGCATCGGGCAGGACAAGACGGTCATGGTCTACCGCCTGGTCGCCGAGGACACCATCGAGGAGAAGGTCGTCGCGCTGCAGGCACACAAGCGCGAGCTGTTCGAGAAGGTCATCGAGGACGGCGGCCTGATGGCGGCCCCGCTGACCGCCGACGACATCCGGGGCCTGCTCGACGCATGA